The sequence TGGACGATCGCCCCGCTTTCCATCGTGGCCGGCTTAGTGGCGCCGGTGGCGGTGTCGCCCTTGATGCCCGGTTCCGTGTTCGTGACCGCCAGTTCAACGTTTGTGGCGATTTCCACTGTCAACGCTTTTTCCGTTTCAGCGTGGAAGAGGATGTCCACCAGGCCGCCATCCTTGACGAATTCGCGGCGGTAGACCATCTCTTTCGGCAGGGTGATCTGTTCGTACGTCTCGGCATCCATGAAGTGAACCCCCAGATCGTCCTGGTAGATCAACTGGTGAGGCCGGCGCTCGATGCGGGCGGTTTCAATGCGTTCGCCGGCGCGAAACGTATTATCAACCACCTTGCTACTGCGCACATTGCGCAGTTTCGATCGCACGAATGCGCCGCCTTTGCCCGGTTTCACGTGCTGGAAATCGATAATCGTCCAGAGATCGTTGTTCCAGATCATCGTCAATCCATTTCGAAAATCGCTGGTATCCGCCATAAGGGTAATAACTATCGTCTACTTGGTTGGTTGTACGGCGGGCGAATCCTCGAGGCTGTACACAGGCCCCCGAATATACCACGTCCTACGGCTGGCGCGCCAGAGGCGCCGCAGTGAAAGCGGCGGATCAGCCGGGATGGAATCAACGCACCAGAACGCGCCTCACCGGCTAAATAGACCCTTCCGTCCGTAAAAAAGAGTAGGTGCAACGAATTCAG comes from Rhodothermales bacterium and encodes:
- the efp gene encoding elongation factor P — its product is MADTSDFRNGLTMIWNNDLWTIIDFQHVKPGKGGAFVRSKLRNVRSSKVVDNTFRAGERIETARIERRPHQLIYQDDLGVHFMDAETYEQITLPKEMVYRREFVKDGGLVDILFHAETEKALTVEIATNVELAVTNTEPGIKGDTATGATKPATMESGAIVQVPLFINEGDVIRVNTDTRTYVTRISSAA